Part of the Bos taurus isolate L1 Dominette 01449 registration number 42190680 breed Hereford chromosome 1, ARS-UCD2.0, whole genome shotgun sequence genome is shown below.
ccaaaaataaagtctgacactgtttccactgtttccccatctatttcccatgaagtgatgggaccagatgccatgatcttagtttcccaaatgttgagctttaagccaactttttcactctccactttcactttcatcaagaggctttttagttcctcttcactttctgccataagggtggtgtcatctgcatatctgaggttattgatattgctcccgccaatcttgattccagcttgtgcttcttccagcccagcgtttctcatgatgtactctgcatagaagttaaataagcagggtgacaatatacagtcttgacatactccttttcctatttggaaccagtctgttgttccatgtccagttctaactcttgcttctatATGACCTAtatgacctgcatataggtttctcaaaaggcaggtcaggtggtctggtattcccatctctttcagaattttccacagtttattgtgatccacacagtcaaaggctttggcatagccaataaagcagaaatagatgtttttctggaactctcttgctttttccatgacccagcggatgttggcaatttgatctctggttcctctgccttatctaaaaccagcttgaacatctggaatttcacggttcacatattgctgaagcctggcttggagaattttgagcatttaagatatactttatgtttttattgaagtataattactttgaaatgttgtgttagtttctgctatacaacaaaatgaatcaactatatgtatacatatagctcttttttggatttcctttccatttaggtcagcacatagcattgagtagagttccctgtgctatacagtaagttctcattagttatctattttatacatagtactgtATATACATCAATCGctgtctcccagttcatcccactcccAGCAATGGGATTTTTATATTGATAGATTCCCTTCATGAAGTTGAGAATTTATTCCTAATTCATTGATTGAGTGTTTTTATCTTGAAGTAGTATTTgatttttatcaaatgttttttctgcatctactgagatgatcatgtggtttttgttaTTCTATTAATGTAGTATATAATATTAACTTGTATTTGAAAGTTGTATTGACTATATACTCCTGaaataaatcctacttgatcatggtgtataatttTTATGCTACTGGATATGGCTTGTTGGTTTATTGCTGAGAAGTTTTGCATCTACTTTCATCAGCAAGATTGGGTCTGTAGTGTTCTTATAAgatctttggttttggttttagggTGACACTGGCAGCATGGGGTGAGTTGGGaagtcttctttccttttctatgctTGCAAAGAGTTTTTAAGCGTTAGTATTAACTCTGCAAGTTTGGTAgtattcaccagtgaagccatctatTCTAGGACTTTGGTTTGTGGGATATTTTATTATGACTTCAACTTCTTTACTTTTTATAAGTCTATTCAAATATGCTATTCTTTTTGAGTCACTTTTGGAAGTTTGTGTGTTTATAGGAATTTGTCCATATTCAGATCTGTAATATTGACATATAAtatctaatatttatattatatctaTAATTCTGGatataaaaaaatgtttgaaaagtgAAGAATTCTGACTTCTTTTGAATAAGGAGACaagtatttgaaaattttttagcTTAAATACCCTAGAAGAAACTAATGTCACCTTGATAATaaaggaagtgaagtcgctcagtcgtgtccgactctttgcagggccatagcctaccaggcttctccgtccatcggattttccaggcaagggtactggagtgggttgccatttccttctccaacaatgtCACCTTAATAATAAAGGAACTGAGATCTAAATATTCAAGAAAActtgcaaattaaaaatagaaaatgtaccTATATACCTAAGTGATATGCCCTAAGAAGATGATGAGAAAATGGTCAAATACAGGCCCTTGGGTTTATGAGTTTAAAGCAAAACTAGTCTAATAATGAATAAGACATTTTTTCctgaataaatattataaaacttttttaaaaactgataacaaGGAAATGAGATTTTAGATTGAAACTTTCTCTGAGATCTGGgcaattcatgttcattgaattagtttttctttttttccctctctctatagaaaactagcttccctggtgggtcagatggtaaagaatccacctgcaacacaggagacctggattcaatccctgggtctaatATGTAGTCTATAGATTATAAGATGAAGTCAACCATGTATCTGCTGATACTTTATAAGTTGACCtgtctttatacttagaaatgtttcttaatagtaggcttccctggtggctcagatggtaaagaatctgcctgcaatgtaggagacccttgttcaatccctgagtcaggaagatcccctgggaaatggcaacccactccagtattcttgcttggaaaattccatggacaaaggagaccaGCAGCTTACAGACTATGGGGTTAtgatgagtcagacacaactgagtgactatcactcccTCACTcatagaaaattaagaaaaataatgagtTGTAAAGTAATCCACCCTCAGAATCAAAATTTGTGTAATAATGTTAATATACCACATTAGAAAAGAGTTTAAGACATGTGACAtggaaataactatttttaatgtaTACACTTTCATACATTCTATTTTTATCcatttcaggcagattatttTACCCTAATACATATGTATCTTTGTTTGTTCTCTGGATGGTACTTTACTGTTtcttttgaatcttttttttttttttataagtgtTCATTTGAGCCTATTTGTTTAAAGTGTTCAGCTTTTAATGAGATTGAACAttatgcttttcttctttttctatctaTCTTGCCCTCAATTAAGTTTTGTTCAATATATAGCTATTTAATATTGGGAAAACACCTCCTGACTTTACCAGGCATTTTGTTACATAACCTCTCTTCTTATCTGGTAAAGCCAGTCATTCTTTCAATATTAAATTGGAGAGAGATGACAGCTTGGCTTAAGTGATATTAAACATGCAGTAACCTTATCAGATTTTTTGGCTGCACACTCTAATCTGTAGGTAGAAATTCATAGGTTATCCTTGCCTGTGTGGGTGGTAGCATCCTGGATTCATACAATAGCAAGTTCAGTGTGGCTGAAGCATCATTGAAAATGGGAAATTAGAGGGGTGAGATTTTTTAGGGATCTTAACAAGAAACCTGCTTTTTATTCTCTAGGAGATGGAGAACCATTGGTGGATTTTGATGAGTGATAAGATGTGGTCGTTTGCAAGAAACATTACTCTTGGAACTCTGAAGGTGGATCAGATCAGGTAAGTCTGTCTTTAGAGGAGGACACTCAGTCTTGTGCTGGATTTTTTCAAAGTCAGTTAAAGGTCATTTTGCAAAACTTTTCCATCCAGACCTAAAAGTTACTCCAATGAGAATCTAGGGCATAGTCTAGGTCATGTTACATAAACGAGGTTGGACTTGAAAAATGGAATGTCCCATTTTTATACATTGCTAATAAAAACAAGATTATAACTGCTCTCTGAAAAGTCTAGGCAATACcacaattttttattgttttcgtTTCTAGGACATTTATATTtacaattttctgtttttagattggTTCATAGAAGGGGCaccatttattttatcttttgcaTTCTGTAATGTAATAAAGAATTGTCTAAATTTCATAtagctttttcatctttttgacACTTCCTTGGGTAGGTATtagtatcttcattttaaaactaaagaaGCTGATGCTCAATTAAGCTACTTTCATTTATTACAGAAATAGCAATTGGAATTTGAATCTAGGTCTCTCCAACTTCAAAGTCCTTTCTCTCCATCATACCACCCTTCTTCTTTAATAGGACTTGTCTAATTGAAATGTCATCTTTCCTCTGTACACCCACTTCCCTGAAGAGTTCCTTCATGTTGTCTGAGGCATTGAGTGagtaaaaaaatctgcatatCTCTGAGTTAGAATTATTCAGCTTAACTTTAGATCCTATAGTCCCTTGTTTCCTTCATAATAGGataaagaaaaagacagaggAGTTCTGCTTTTCAGTGCCTTACATCACCCAGACAGTTGGCAGCCAGGAGTCAGGCAGCTGCCACACTCTTCACGTATCTATTTAAAGTTCAAAGAGACACTGGATAACAATAACAAAGAGGTAAGAGTGGCCCTGACCAGCCCACCCAACAACAGGAAGAATGGCTGAAAAAGGTAAGATTTAAGGCACCCAACTCTCTTAGCAAAAAACATTCCAGGCTCCcaggtttattttctgtttccctgTTATTCTGAAGAGCAAGGTATCTCTTCTAAAGGAGCATTAATCACATTATGTTAGTGTGACTGCAAAAATGCATTAGATATGCAATTTATGGACCGCATCTATACATTAAGTGAGTAACTTTGAAAggttcaaagaaacaaaagagtttAATTTGCTCATGCTTGTTTTGAAAATTGAGTTAGAAGCAGGTTATTCTCCAGCGTTGTACTGGATTTGAATTTGAAGTACGGTGGTGCACTGGGCTAGAATTaaggatattttaattttgtgttggaTGTGCTACTCAATGGCCATGTGAATTTGGGGAAATCCTTCTACCTTTCTGTGTTTTTTgactgtcaaaaataaataaaataggcttAGTCATTTCTAAGATGCTTCAcatctgaatttcttttcttctggtttttaaatgttttttatatcTAAGAAAAATAATTGATAAGATGGGCTAAATATATATACTGCGTCCAAGAAAGCTTTAAATGTCTATGGAAATTAATGCTTTTAATGCTGACAACAATCTCATGAGATATcaccatttccattttacagataaggaaactgaggcataacaAAATTTAGTAACTTGCTTGTAATCATATGCAAGAGCGTGGGGGCACCGGCTTTTAAACCTGGATAGTCTTATCCAAGAGCACAGTGTTCTTAATATGTATAAGTCTACCTGCTTGGGCATGCTCAGGATCAGAGAGAAGTATTTTGAAATTATTCTTCATGTTTAAAAAGAGATTTTGTGCTTATTTGTACTATTGATGTAAGTGATATATGCAAATGTTATGTTCCTATATATTCCTATTTCAAACCAATGCTACAGATTATAATAAAACTTAAAGTACTAGTGTTAACAGAAGACAAATGCAGGTATGCTTTGAGTATTTAAAAGCACaatcaatgtttttttttcaCGGAATAATAAATAATGAGATACTATAAAGTGCTAAAAGTAGTAGTATTATGTACATTTTAGAATTGTATTAAAATATGCttgtaaaattagagaaaaaaaaaataaaataaaatatgcttgtATAAAATACAAATGCTCAGTTAAAATATTGGTATTAATTCTAAGTTCCTGGAAATCAGGAAAAATACTAAATCAATATAGAAACAGTTCAAAAAAATTATTGTGACCTCCAGTGTAATGGTACCTTAATTCATAAAAAGACTTTTATCCAAATGAGAGTAAAGAGCATATCGTAATGTTCCCTTTATCCTTAAGGCAATGCCACATGGcaggtaaagagaaaaaaattttcacgTTGTTGTGATTAATgctttgttcaaggtcacagtgTGATGGAGAAGTTAAGTAAAGCTGTTGAACTTGTGAGAGTTGAGACACTCCAACAAttttggaaacccactccagtgttcttgcctggagaatcccagggacgggggagcctggtggactgccgtctatggggtcacacagagttggacatgactgaagcgacttagcagcagcggcagcaagcTATTAAAATTCATATTAATTTCAGGAGATTTGCTATTATGTCTCCAAATTTTAGAAGTGTCTCATTTCTTGATGATTttaacagcattaaaaaaactttatttttagagtgATAGAAATTGTAATAGGAATGCAGTTGCTAAGAATATGCATTTTCTTTGTTAGCTAATTGCATAAAATCTAATTGTGCTTTCAGTTAAGAATATATCTGAGCCTTTAACACAGGGCATTATTCTATAATgatgtctttctgtgttttgaaCTATTTTGTGAGGTGTCTGAAATAAGATTGAGATGCAgtgaaaaaatagttttataagtTGCCTTTTTACAGGTAAGGGTATAAGTAGGaaacttataaatatataatatacatataaatataaaaatataataaagaggAGTTATTATACTTTTGTCTTCTATGTGTGTGTTGGATCAGTGTTGGTTGCTATACTGAACCAGTTGACAAAATAGAATCTCTTTGCTCTGTTCAGGAATGATTACATGATTACGTAAAGTGTAATGCTTTCTTTTCCTATGATAAAGTCAGCTATCAAATCTAAGAACAGTTTTCAACACCTTCCCTACTTTATGATTATTTAGTAGTAATTACCTCACTTTCCAGTGTTTCTATGTAAACAGCTGGTCTCTGTGTTGTTGAACAAATGCAGGAATGTGTTCTGTATacagcaaacacacacatggTGGTTAGAGTTTACAAAGTCTTGGCACTTACTCAATGTCATTTGATTCTTAGAACAATTCCTGGAGGTGGATATCATGAGTTTCACTCTCTGTATTTTACAAACCGGGAAGTTCAAGCTCAGgattgcccaaggtcacctaaCTGTAAAAGGAAGGCATATGGTTTGAAcacagtcctctgtccatgggattctccaggccagaacactggagtgggtggcctttcccttccctaggggatcttcccaacccaggggttgaacccgactctcctgcgttgcaggcagattctttaccagctgagccaccaggtggctTTCACACACACCCTTCTCTTTCAAATACCCAGCTGAGTCACAAGCACCCtttgtagaaaagaaaataataatcatgtATGGGTATCATTAGAgagtgtattttttttcccttgatattATATCAAATTTCCTCTTATCCTCTTGATTCAGAAGATTTAATACCAACATGACCATTCTAATCTGATTTCTCTTGTTTTTCAGCAGAGGCTACATTATCTCGCTATGTGGTCCCTATTCTTCTCTTAATTGGCTGGATTGTGGGATGCATCGTAATGGTTTATGTTGTCTTCTCTTAGAAAGGTAAAGTTTTCAATAATTGAATGTTTATTCATTAAGAGTATACATTACTCCAGGAATAATGTTACTTGTTTTACTAATAGAACATTTTATCATGCAGGCCAGAAGACTTCAGACTGACATCATTTAGAAGAATTAAGAAAAGCATGAAATGACAGATTATTAAATGTTTCTCATGTAAATGACTGCAATGGTTGACATCAGTTTATAAACTTGCATTTGTAAACTGTTGCTTTGAACCTAAGAATCTCatcagaaacatattttaaaattctgggtACAAATAACTATAGGAAAATATAGATGAATTTCTTTATCACTTGAGAGTAAGAAAAATGTTCCTAACTATGACTTAAAATGCATAACCAATAGGAAAACATTTggtaaattaaacataaaaaagtGAGCCAGAAATAAGAGACATAGttcatagaaaacaaaatgtaaatgtaaaCTTGTCCCTTAAAACTCTTATTACATAATAAGAGAACTGTAATTAACTCTGAACGGAAGAGGCATTATTCACCTGTCAGATGGGAAATATGAAGATATTTGACAGTATATACTGGTAAGGCTGTGGGGAAATAAGTACTCTTCTATACTGTTTTTAGAAATCCAAAATGATACAATACTTTTGGGAGTATTTAGCAATCACAGTACCAGAATTACCATATGCATTTAACTTTTGACCCAGCTATTCCTCTTCTAGGAATACTGATGTTTCCTCAGATACACTGGTAAAAATACAAAACCATATATGCACAAGTCTATTCATTATAGCATAATCTATTAGAGCAAAACCCTGGAAAAAGCCAAATATCTATTAATAGAAGACCAACTGAATAAATTGTAGTCAATCCACATACTGTGGCACTTAAGCATCTGTAAAGGGCTTCtctgctctggtggctcagattgtaaagaatctgcctgcaatgtgggagtcctgggttcaatccctgggtcagcaagatcccttagagaggagaatggcaacccactccagtaggaaaaggaatgaatgaagggGGTCTCTATACAGTGATATGATGTCAtctctggaaaaaacaaaaaccccaaacagGTACAGAACAATCTATGTTCTCTTTTGTGTAAGAAAGGAGGGGCTATACCAACATGCACACATACCTGCATGTATTAAAAATACCGGAACAGAGGAGCCACAAATGGATGAGAACTTCATAActtcatttctaacaagttttcaGGTAATGCTGATGGTCCTGGTCCAAAATCcatagtttgaaaaccactgctgtAGAAGTGCTATGGTTTGACTGTTTGTGTCCCCTCAAGATTCTTAAGTTGAAAGCCTAACCCCTAAAGTTGATGATATTTGGCAGTGAGGGTGAAGTTTGGGAGGTGATTAGAGCATGAATGTGGAGCCCTCACGAATGGGATCACTGCCCGTTTCTTCCTCATTAACTACAGCatccttttctgctgctgctactgctaagtcgcttcagtcgtgtccgactctgtgcgaccccatagacggcagcccaccaggctcccccgtccctgggattctccaggcaagaacaccggagtgggttgccatctccttctccaatgcatggaagtgaaaagcgaaagtgaagtcgctcagtcgtgtccgactcttcgggaccccatggactgcagcctaccaggctcctccgtccatggggtcctccaggcaagagcactggagttgggtgccattgccttctctgcttctagTCAACTAATTTTTCTATAGAAAAGGAAAATCTCTTACCAAAAAAATTAGGGAAAGCTTTGGCTTTGTTCAGTAATTTTTATCTTATAGACTTgattaaacatttcaaaaaagctttttaaaaaatctgtttaaagcagtattttaaaaatgctaacagaaaat
Proteins encoded:
- the STRIT1 gene encoding sarcoplasmic/endoplasmic reticulum calcium ATPase regulator DWORF, which codes for MAEKAEATLSRYVVPILLLIGWIVGCIVMVYVVFS